Proteins from one Desulfobulbaceae bacterium genomic window:
- a CDS encoding purine-binding chemotaxis protein CheW, translating into MTEEQQDRELVLFRAGDMLCGLDTLYVQEIDHNIAITPVHRAPDYVSGVINLRGEIVTVIDLHQKFGLGPSTITEDTQVVVVRYEDEYIALLVDTIYDIVVAKHYDISPPPSNVDGVSGAFFDGVYRMAKELVAVLDLDELLKK; encoded by the coding sequence ATGACCGAAGAACAACAAGACAGAGAGCTTGTCCTTTTTCGAGCCGGAGATATGCTCTGCGGACTTGATACCCTATATGTACAAGAGATTGATCATAATATTGCGATTACTCCTGTCCATAGAGCCCCGGATTATGTCAGCGGCGTGATAAACCTTCGAGGGGAAATTGTTACAGTTATAGACTTGCATCAAAAGTTCGGTCTTGGCCCAAGTACGATTACTGAAGATACCCAGGTTGTCGTTGTTCGTTACGAAGACGAGTATATAGCCTTACTTGTGGATACTATCTACGATATTGTCGTTGCAAAGCATTATGACATTTCACCGCCGCCTTCCAATGTAGACGGGGTCAGTGGAGCTTTTTTCGACGGAGTGTACCGCATGGCAAAAGAACTTGTAGCGGTCCTTGACCTTGATGAGTTGTTAAAGAAATAG
- a CDS encoding protein-glutamate O-methyltransferase CheR — translation MKINPTELRELAALIHRHSGIVIDSSKAYLVESRLSPMLEESALSSFGALIAAVRNAPPLINQIIDLMTTNETSFFRDQKPYTLLTEKLLPDWLGKQRNGPGNLDIWSSACSTGQEVYSIAMTLSDFFKKNLFYHTIKIEATDISDSAITKASRGQYSPLDVSRGLDAASLNKFFLREGTSWKIKDELRSLAHFEQTNLLSSTIATHSFDIIFCRNVAIYFSATDRQRLFAQISKRLKENGVLIIGSTESLFGINKHLKRMEHNGSPYYMLR, via the coding sequence ATGAAGATAAATCCAACAGAGCTAAGGGAACTGGCAGCTTTGATTCATAGACATAGCGGCATAGTTATAGATAGCAGTAAGGCATATCTTGTTGAAAGCCGACTTTCACCTATGCTGGAGGAGTCCGCTTTATCGTCATTCGGCGCTCTGATTGCCGCTGTTCGAAACGCTCCCCCGCTGATCAATCAAATTATAGACTTAATGACTACCAATGAAACCTCATTTTTTCGTGATCAAAAACCCTACACATTACTTACAGAAAAACTGCTACCTGACTGGCTTGGCAAACAAAGAAATGGCCCGGGTAATCTGGATATCTGGAGTTCGGCATGTTCAACTGGTCAAGAAGTGTATTCTATAGCCATGACACTCTCTGATTTTTTTAAAAAAAACCTTTTCTACCACACGATTAAAATCGAAGCGACTGACATCTCAGACTCAGCTATCACCAAGGCGAGCCGCGGCCAATACAGCCCACTGGATGTAAGCCGGGGGCTTGATGCGGCTAGTCTCAACAAGTTTTTTCTGCGGGAAGGAACGTCGTGGAAAATAAAGGATGAGTTGCGGAGCTTAGCCCATTTTGAACAAACAAACCTGCTAAGTTCCACAATTGCTACGCATAGCTTTGATATTATTTTCTGTAGGAATGTAGCAATATATTTCAGCGCCACAGATCGCCAACGGTTGTTTGCGCAAATCTCAAAACGACTTAAAGAGAATGGTGTGTTGATAATCGGTTCAACGGAATCGTTGTTCGGTATTAACAAACACCTTAAACGAATGGAACATAACGGCTCCCCGTATTACATGCTCCGCTGA
- a CDS encoding chemotaxis response regulator protein-glutamate methylesterase, with the protein MIRRPLRILVVDDTVLYRKVLSETLAQIPDVEVVGTAINGKIALSKIVQLQPDMLTLDFEMPEMDGLEVLRQVRILHPNLKVVMVSAHTKEGAAVTLKALELGALTFITKPDCNNPLESRDALLSQLTPIVQEIAARTLLTQSVSDSDHPPQQIPNDSTIKNRPHTLPSSRIQVVAIGISTGGPNALAEVIPLLPKNLPVPVVIVQHMPTHFTAVLAETLNQKSALNVVEAVDSMPLEFGTVVLAPGGKQMRVVNKSGKPHIEINDDPPENHCQPSADYLFRSISQVYGSAALGVIMTGMGADGTLGLRLMKRKGAQVIAQDEQSCVVFGMPGEAINAGVVDLIVPLNQIANEITKRVRT; encoded by the coding sequence TTGATACGAAGACCATTGCGAATTCTGGTTGTTGATGACACAGTTCTGTATCGGAAAGTTTTGTCAGAAACCCTTGCCCAGATTCCAGATGTCGAGGTTGTCGGTACGGCAATCAATGGCAAGATCGCCTTGTCAAAAATTGTACAGCTCCAGCCTGACATGTTGACACTTGATTTTGAAATGCCTGAGATGGACGGGCTTGAAGTTCTGAGACAGGTTAGAATCCTTCACCCGAACTTGAAAGTGGTCATGGTTTCTGCCCATACAAAAGAGGGGGCAGCTGTAACCTTAAAAGCTCTCGAACTCGGCGCTTTAACCTTTATCACCAAGCCAGATTGCAATAATCCATTAGAAAGCAGAGATGCACTTCTCTCACAGTTGACTCCTATAGTACAAGAGATAGCAGCCCGCACTCTTTTAACACAGAGTGTCTCAGACTCCGATCACCCACCCCAGCAAATTCCAAACGATTCCACAATTAAAAACCGACCTCACACTTTACCCTCTTCACGTATTCAAGTCGTGGCCATTGGAATTTCAACTGGTGGACCCAATGCGCTTGCGGAAGTCATACCCTTGCTGCCAAAAAATTTACCTGTACCAGTGGTCATTGTTCAGCATATGCCCACACACTTTACTGCCGTGTTAGCCGAGACACTCAACCAGAAAAGTGCCTTAAACGTTGTTGAGGCTGTTGACTCAATGCCGCTTGAGTTCGGCACTGTCGTTCTGGCGCCTGGCGGTAAACAGATGAGAGTTGTTAATAAATCCGGCAAGCCCCATATCGAAATTAATGACGATCCGCCGGAAAATCACTGCCAGCCTTCTGCAGACTATCTGTTTCGTTCGATATCACAAGTATATGGATCGGCTGCACTGGGTGTGATAATGACAGGTATGGGCGCTGATGGAACGCTTGGCCTGCGATTAATGAAAAGAAAGGGCGCCCAGGTTATTGCTCAGGATGAACAGAGCTGTGTTGTGTTTGGGATGCCCGGGGAAGCTATTAATGCCGGTGTCGTTGATCTTATTGTCCCTTTGAACCAGATCGCCAACGAAATAACCAAACGGGTCAGGACATGA